A single region of the Sus scrofa isolate TJ Tabasco breed Duroc chromosome 17, Sscrofa11.1, whole genome shotgun sequence genome encodes:
- the MOCS3 gene encoding adenylyltransferase and sulfurtransferase MOCS3, translating to MAAREEVLALQAEVARREEELSSLKHRLAAALLAEQESERLLPVSPLPPKAALSQDEILRYSRQLVLPELGVQGQLRLATASVLIVGCGGLGCPLAQYLAAAGVGRLGLVDYDVVEVSNLARQVLHGEALAGQAKVFSAAASLRRLNSAVECVPYAQALTPATALDLVRRYDVVADCSDNVPTRYLVNDACVLAGRPLVSASALRFEGQITVYHYGGGPCYRCVFPQPPPAETVTNCADGGVLGVVTGVLGCLQALEVLKIAAGLGPSYSGSLLLFDALRGLFRRIQLRRRRPDCAACGERPTVTELQDYEGFCGSSATDKCRSLQLLSPEERVSVIDYKRLLDSGSPHLLLDVRPQVEVDICRLPHALHIPLKHLERRDAESLKLLGEAIREGKQGTQEGASLPIYVICKLGNDSQKAVKILQSLPDLDSLLVQDVVGGLMAWAAKVDGTFPQY from the coding sequence ATGGCGGCCAGGGAGGAGGTGCTGGCCCTCCAGGCTGAAGTTGCGCGGCGTGAAGAGGAGCTGAGCTCCCTGAAGCACAGGCTGGCGGCGGCTCTCCTGGCGGAGCAGGAGTCAGAGCGGTTGCTTCCGGTGTCGCCCTTGCCGCCGAAGGCCGCCCTGTCCCAAGATGAGATCCTGCGCTATAGCCGGCAGCTAGTGCTGCCTGAGCTGGGCGTGCAGGGACAGCTGCGCCTGGCGACCGCGTCCGTGCTGATCGTGGGCTGCGGGGGGCTCGGCTGCCCACTGGCGCAGTACCTGGCAGCGGCCGGCGTCGGTCGCCTGGGCCTTGTGGACTACGATGTAGTAGAAGTGAGCAACCTGGCCCGCCAAGTGTTGCATGGCGAGGCACTGGCCGGCCAGGCCAAAGTCTTTTCTGCCGCCGCCTCACTGCGCCGTCTCAATTCGGCAGTGGAGTGCGTGCCCTATGCCCAGGCGCTTACGCCAGCCACTGCGTTAGACCTCGTCCGCCGCTATGACGTGGTGGCCGATTGCTCCGACAACGTGCCCACTCGATACCTGGTTAACGATGCCTGTGTGCTAGCCGGCAGGCCTCTCGTGTCGGCCAGCGCCCTGCGCTTCGAGGGCCAGATCACAGTCTACCACTACGGCGGTGGGCCTTGCTATCGCTGCGTATTCCCCCAGCCACCTCCGGCGGAGACCGTGACCAACTGCGCGGATGGCGGGGTGCTTGGTGTGGTGACCGGGGTCCTGGGCTGCCTGCAGGCGCTGGAAGTGTTGAAGATCGCTGCAGGTCTGGGCCCCTCTTATAGTGGCAGCCTGTTGCTCTTTGATGCCCTCAGAGGACTCTTCCGACGCATTCAGCTGCGGAGGCGCAGGCCCGACTGTGCAGCTTGCGGGGAGCGGCCCACTGTTACTGAGCTGCAGGACTACGAAGGCTTCTGTGGCTCCTCGGCCACCGATAAGTGCCGCTCCCTGCAATTGCTGAGCCCAGAAGAGCGAGTTTCTGTCATCGACTATAAACGACTTCTGGATTCTGGGTCACCCCACCTGTTGCTGGACGTCAGGCCTCAAGTAGAGGTGGACATCTGTCGTCTGCCTCATGCCCTACACATCCCATTGAAACATTTGGAACGGAGGGATGCGGAGAGCCTGAAACTCTTAGGAGAAGCAATCCGGGAAGGGAAGCAGGGCACACAGGAAGGGGCATCTCTCCCCATTTACGTGATTTGCAAACTGGGCAACGACTCCCAGAAAGCCGTGAAGATCCTGCAGTCCTTGCCAGACTTAGACTCTTTACTAGTTCAGGATGTCGTGGGGGGCCTCATGGCCTGGGCTGCCAAAGTCGATGGGACGTTTCCGCAGTACTGA